From the genome of Glycine soja cultivar W05 chromosome 14, ASM419377v2, whole genome shotgun sequence:
ATTATCGAtcatataagaaaataagaaagtcaTATACATTTGCAAGCTTAATACAAACTTGTCCAAGTTATATAGCCAATGACTAATTTTCTTGTAGAATCTGTGATGTTAGCCATTCCAGAACCACATTCCAAGAAGAAAACAACATGCAAGGATAATAAAGCCATGAAAATAGATGCCCCTCAGAGTTTTGTCACCTTTGTTTATCAAACCAAAGTAGCAGAATTGTTACGAAGCATAACAATTTCATGGTGCAAGGACCCCATAGATCATTTCCTTTCCATGAGCGTCGACAACACTTTGGAAGAGAACAAGTACACCTGCAAGATTGATTTGGGATCCGGACAGTCTTGGGGTAAAAAGGGTCTTAGATCATTTGAAATAGCAGGTGTAAGAGTAGACATTTTTTGGGATTTTCGGCGTGCAGAATTCTCCGCTACAAGTCCCCAGCCTTGTTCAGGTTATTACGTTGCCTTGGTTTACAAGAAAGAGGTGCTTTTGTTGTTGGGAGATTTGGAGAAGGATGCTTTTGAAAGAACCAAATCAAAACCATCCCTAGATGAGGCTACCTTGTTGTGCAAGAGAGACAATGTGTATGGGAAGAAAATGTTTTGTACCAGAGCCATTCTAGAAGATGGTAAGATAGAACATGACGTTGTGATTGAGACCTCCCTTTCTGGGCCTGATGATCCAGAAATGTGGATTAACATAGATGGGATGTTGGCCAGTAGAATAATGAACTTGCATTGGAGATTCAGAGGGAATGAAATAGTGATGGTGAATAATTTTCCTGTGCAAATCTTTTGGGATGTTCATGATTGGCTTTTCACCAATGACCTTGGTTTAGGCCCtgctttctttgttttcaaGCCAGTCTTTTTGGAAACTACTAGCGATTTTAATAGCATAGAATGCCCAGAAAGAGGTGGGGGTAGCAGCAAACATGAATTACTAGAGGATAATTCATCCACCCAAGGTTTTTGCCATTATTTGTATGCTTGGAGAATTGCTTGAGATTCATTGtatgttcttgatttttttggtaGTAAAGCAAAAGTGTTACTTTCATACATTTTCTTTAATAGCATTGACATAGAATTATTGAAAACAGTGTCTCTTGcccctttcttatttttttcttccttgaggtatttgatatatatgaccagaaaaaaatactaactaaaCAATTAGCTTAAATTTTTGGGATATAACCTATAATAAGTTAAATCATAAAATGTATCTTTTGAATTAGGATGTACTTCGAAATCTATTTATACCTTTCTAAACATAAGTTTTTTCATATCTCAATACACAAATGTAGAAGAAAAGGGAAGGATGAATTGactattaaattaaactaaacatatTTCCAAACAATTACTTAGTCACACACACATGATAACACCATCTTATTGATgtttctaattatttaaaaaagttttagCAAAATAACTCCTGTCAGCTTGTTCGAATGTATAATTATTTCTTTGCGGAGAAATAAAAGAAGACTCTTATTTCCCCCCTTAGATATAGCTACTTCTTTTTTGGATGTCAAGCCAAATTACTACTTAACAAGAATTTACATTCCTTGAAAAAAAGGTGATCCAGTTGTACCAtctatattttgttataattgcACTTTAGATAACAACTTGTGTTTCAATACAATAAACTTttccttttaataaaaataatatatttaatttttttttatcatgtgtcCTCATACAAGCACtcattaatttttcttcttctttaatttaatatgGTCCTACAAAAAGTTAGAACCCATAATCTATGCATACTATCCAATCCCTTATCACCTGTTAAAAATTGATTCTAAAATATGAGTGGAGATTGGTTCAAGTCTGAAGTTGTGAATATGTCATTATGCCGACTATTGTATCCTGCATTTCCAATTACATTCCAGAGTtaattttggaaataaaaattGGAAGGTGTAGGAAACAAATGCCCATGATGCCTGCTGACTGTCAGAGAGTGACAGGCCAAGCCCAGACAGCCCGTTTGGGGAAATCAGCCCGATTCAAAATTAGCCCAGCCCACGAGGGCTAATCCGGGCCGACCCAAATGTTAGGACCCCGTACAGGAAAacaaaatttggaaaaaaaaacagaggagaGAGAAACGAACCAAAAATGGGGAACCCCTTGGTTTGGTAGGCACAAATTATGGTTGCATGAACATGGCAGGTTTCGCGGCAAACATCGGCTTCAACATCTCGTCCCACTTTCCCTGTCGCGTTTTTTCAATTCAACGGTAATTTCTCTCTCTCGTTTTTATCTCTAAACCTTCTTTGGTTACTGAAACAAAATGGCAGAAAAGCTTGATTCTTGTGAGAGTAAATGAGTAATGGAGTTCTAGTTTAGCTACCCTATTGGAAGCATTCTACTGGGTTGAAGGaagttcttcaatttctttctgTCTCTCCCCCCGCTTACATATAAATATAAGCCTCAGCTTTCTATACATTCTGAAACATTTCGACCATtgttctaattatttattttttaatttggtattaaaaaaataggagtaTTTGGAAGTTTCAGATTGTCTGCTTGAAGAGAAGAGAGTATAGTTCTTCTGTTCCTATTAGGTACATTTCCAGCACATCCTGCAGGGTGAAAATACTTGAAACTGCACTGCCAGTGAAAAGCCTTGGATATTGTAGCTGTCCTGATGTTAATGTGCTCAAGATAAATGGTGGAAAAGATGTGCAGGCAACAATTGCACATTGTGAAATTTCTCAAGACCCGAATGAAATTTGCCCTGACTTATTATTTGATGACAGTGAACAAGGTGAACTTCTATGTTCTATCTAATATGATATGGTTTTGATTCATCATTTGGGAGTTAGTTGTGCTTCGCTATGCAGGATGCAGGGGAACTACGTCACTACTACGTATAGctaaatacaataaatttatttgtgattttaaGCATTCTAATTCAATTTGATGCCTGTCATGGGATTGTTGACTCGGATTTAAGTGTGGTGATACAATGTTCTTATATTGTGGTACTCGATAAACTCAGCTAGCCATAAAAGTAATAAGAGATTGTTCACGCTTTTGAGGTTACATTGTGATTTGTGATTGATGGCCTTTGTAAttgataaattgaataaaaataagcttcttacaaaaaaaatgacgattattaagaaattaatggGAAAGAAAGGAGAAGCGGTGTTTGTCTTATGGTTAACTAAAGTTAATTTTCTCCAGGTTCTAATAGGATCGATCTCCTTCTACCATTAAGATTGGGGATGGATAATAGGTTCATGCTTCTAGATTCAGTGATTCACATTGTATGTTTGTTTTCAccgattaaaaaatttacattcatTATCTTGTTTTAACCTGTTTTAACTCTTTAAAACTTGTGGCTTCTCTCTATCAATTTGCTATAATGGAATATTCTGCTGCGGAACCAAACATTATGATTAGAAATGAAACAGCACTTACAACTTGTATATCTAAGAAGTGAAGTTGTTCTGAGCATTGTAATTTGTGGATCTTAGATTCTTTTGATCAAATGGAAGAGGTTGGAGAGTTGACAATCCATGAGGGAGGAGACTCTTGTGACCAGGAATTGATACAAATTGACAAATTTACCAGTGATGTCGAGGAAGCTGCTATTAAATTACTTGCATCTAGGTTAGTTGTTGTCTCCCCTTCCCTCCTCCCAGAAATAGAATTTATTCAGTGCTAGACTAGTTATAAACTGTATTGTCAATCCAATTGAAGAGTTTCTGAACCAAATATGGGCGAGCataatgtttgttcatttttttaagtgcaacaaaaatcaatttttgccATGCTATTATGAGTTTGCAGTTAATTGTTGCTGTTTTCCCTGTTGAGGAAACTTCCTTTTACCCAGTGTGTCAAGTATTTACCTTCTTTCAGCTCTTCCATTACGAAATTGAAGAAAATGTCAAGTATTTCATCTAATTTGAGTTTGGGGAGGGTACATACATGCATCCTTATCTCCTTAAGGGAAGGCTGTTTCTTAGATTTGAACTTGTGACAGTTAAGTCACAAGGCAAAAACCTTACTATAGTGCCAAGGCTCAACATGAAAGCTAAAAGACAAATTTAAAACGTAGTACGTAACTTTGGCATTGCACTCACTATCTACTTACAAATatcccatatattttttttagaaatttcaaCTTGATTGAAGttgtttgtatatttttatattgaagaGTGAGGTTATGCAGAACAAAGGCTTATTTGGCATGCCTTTGGAAACATTTTAGCAAATTGTCATTGACAATGAATTTCTTGGAGTTGAGTTTGCTTATAAGTAAACTAATATCTTTACCCTTTTGGAAAGAGGAGTGTGCATGTTTAAATGTAAAAATTCAGTCTTTTCTTTTAAGCATGCTTGTCTCTCTGTTCCATAGGGCACTCACAGCACTTGAGTTGAGAAAGAAATTGCTTGGAAAGAGATTCTCTCCTGATTCAGTGGAGGCAGTGATAAACAAGTTCCAGAGAAGGTATGTAGTTAACTACATAAAAACTGTGGTAGTTATTGTTTATTAGCCAATTTTAATTGCTTCCTTACTTGAAGCTTTATTGCTTCCAAACAACTACTTCCTAAATTTGGTTTCCTTTAAGTTTTTACCCAGTTACAACAAATTGAGAGTAATATATGTTATGTTATGTGATTTCTGGCCTTAAAAATGAGATGTCTGCAATTATAGATACAAATTGCTATCACAAAGGTGACTTTGAATGCAGCTCTAGCCAACTATTAATTCAGTCATGGGGTCTCCATGAGGAAAATGGCTAGATAACTGGATATTGAGGAAGAATGAATGTCTTGAGAATTTGAGTGGCCCATCTTATATAATTCGACATATGGTCATTTACCAATTTAAGTCTTATGTAGTATATATGCATAGagttgtttacttttttttacagcACGTAACAACACttattctttcattttaatttattttgtgtgtCAGAAACTGATGAACtatttttccaccttttttcaTTAAAGAGCAAATGGATATAACATATTTGGATTTCAGAAAACAGGGAAAAGGAATCAAGAAATTTAAAGTGTGTTTGGTATGGCTTGTTTTGCAgaaatatcaaataatattttttttcggGCTTCCTGAAAgtgcttttgaaaaaaaaggcaATTATTTCTCCCCCCGAAAAAAGTGTCACCTATTCTATGTGTTTGGACTAACTTATTTTGTATTCAAAACAACTTataataaaaaggaaattatGTAAGTGTGCAGATATTGTAGAATGGAAAGGAAATGATCTCTGCTTTTACCTTGACATTATAATTTTACCAGGTCACTTGTGGTGAAGGGTGATTACTTGTGGAGTTTGTTTTGGGAATCGAATTTTGTTTTCCATTTTAGGATGTAGTTGTTTGACAGCAAGTAAAGCTTCAAATAAAGGATGCATTTGAAAATGGCTGATAAACAACAGATCCACAGTTTTTATATGAAGTtaacatgttttctttttccatttaacTTTTCTTGCTTTAGGAAGGATAGAGActctgaattttttaaaaaaagagtataTCCTATGATTAATTCTATATTAATTCAAACACTATTAGTTTATATATGCAGATAAAGTAATTCTGTTCTATTCAGAATAAACTGTCTGGTACAtgcatctcaattttttttgaaagtttgcATATACCCATTTATATCATGTTAATTTGATATTGTgtagtatttttcaaaatatgctTTTTCAAGTTCATTTATAAACTGAGTTTGCAGACATTTTTATACTTTATGTTTACTTATGGTGATTGGTTTAACCTTTTTTGTATTAGAGGGTTCATCAATGATAGGTTGTACGCTGAAACATTTTCTCAATCTAGATGGACTTCATCAAGTTGGGGGCCAAGGCGGATCAAACAAGTTAATCTTCTTTGCATTTTTTGTTTGTCCTATTACTTTTTGCTTTCTTACATGTTGCCTGTTCCATtctgtttttttctcttcttgatCAATACTTCTTCCCCGTGTTTTGTTATTAACCCCATTGCAGTGCAGAAGAGGAAATAATTGTGTTAGCATTATGCTTATATTGTGCTTTCTAAAATTCATCATCATTTTAACTCTAGAATATAGAATTAGGAGAAAAAGATGATGTGCATTGTGACAGCATCTTGCTAATTCGGCAGAGTTGTGtgcattcacttttttttttcctttccacaATTACTTTTTTGAGAACACAAATGTGAAAATCTGAAAATGTATACTTGCATAGGAGGacaatgttaaaataataatatatcatttacTATGTAATTATCTGTATCTGAAAATTTAGCTTGTGCATGTAatctatattttgatttttccctACATCTAAAAGCTTTTGAAGTTTAATTATGTCTTTTGCCTGCTTGACTTGTGTCAGAATTTGGCTTATTTTTCATAGCGAATTGTTCAACAAATGCAAAGTTCCGACCCAATTCTTTTCTCTTGTAATTTATCTGATCTAATAATTTCTTCTATTACTTGGCTACTTGTTGAGGGCtcaatttgtttcattttaaaaatatctgattattttttttccaaatatgcaAAAATTGCCTAGATTGAATTGAGTCTAATCCCTTCCCCTCCTCCAGAAAAGGTAAAATCGATTGATTGAAGGCTTCAATCTTCTCTTTTCATCATTTTCCTTAAGTTTAGATGCCCCAAACACACTAGGGATGCACAAAAGCAGTGCTTGCTTAAAGGTTCTTTACTGTTGTTGTGGGCCATGCAAGGCCAAGGCACAGACCTTTCACCTCACATGCCTTCAATGCTCAATAGCCAATATATACTTGCTATTTCATCCAAGGGAGATACTTTTGTGTGATGGATTGCAATTGTTGTGGCAGGCACTGTTCAAGAAGGGAGTTAGTCAAGCTGATGCTGAGAAGGCAGTTGAAGTGGTCTTTAAGGACAATGATTGTGCCGAAGATCACAAGTCAGTTATTGGCTTGTCAAAACATTCCATGGATCATCTTTATACTCAGGCCTCAAAGCAGTGGTTCAGAAGTCAGAATGTACTCAAGGAGACAAGGAAATCACGAATTGTTCGGTGGCTTCAGTACCGTGGCTTTGACTGGAATGTCATTAACATCATACTAAAGAAATTAGACAGGCAGGACCAGAATTCTCCATAGTGCACAATTGGGACATCCAACATTCATATCAATCTGGAAATTCATTGGTGGGCTCCATACATGTTTCTTGAAAATGTAGTGTGTAATATGGTAGGGTTGAAGCCTCCTTTGGCTCTTAATGCTGTTGCAAGAAAACTTGTAGTTCATTGCTTCAATTTGCTCAAGGCCATGTGGCATTTGAACACACAAGACTACACTTGTCTGGGTACATTGAtgctacctttttttttcttgttgagGCTGAGACAAAAGCAGCAAGCACCACTAAGTAGGTGCTACTTGTTGTGAGTCCACTGTTTCAATTCTTGTAGATATGGTGTGATATGATATGATCCAGAAACAATTGATGCGTGTGCTTATCTTAAATGTGTGCTTACGCTAGAAAGATTATCAACATGCCTATCCAATAACAGTCATTCATCAACTAGCATTCAGGATTCTAGAGCAGAATGAGTGCCATTAATGATATGATATAATGGCATGTGTTGAATTATTTCATAAAGCGTAGGAGACTTAAAGGGCTAGTTGGATGCAGACTTGCAGTTACCAGAACTCTTCAATAGCACCGcagaattttatttaattttttcgtttgaaatatatcattttattttcacattgTTTGTTTGGTATAGCTTTTTTGAAAGAgtgcttatgaaaaataagcAATTATTCCCTCAAGAAATAGGTCTCTCAAATGTGCACTAAGTTTTTCCTTAAACCATAAAATTTGTGTAAACTgcgattattcttttttaaaatctgGAACATATTTATGAGGAATTGCATAGAAACCTATCGACTTTAAGTTTTGCTTTTAGAAacatttttaatacattatttattattaggtTAAATTTAATGCGGACTTTACTAATTAATAgtaaatttaagttatttattgAGACTCTTATAATAACAAAAGCAGTATCAAAAagagaatattaattaatatttttgtagaaaattttcaactaaatatgttaattaaatgaatttaacTAGAACGTACgacaatgtaaatattttttatactgttaattaattatataattaaaaattagtaattttgttATAACTACCTTATTAGTCACacataaaatattatctaattgattaataacataattttgttcacaataataatgtattaaaaataaaatttaaccataTTAGTGTTGCTTGAAAAATattcatctttcttttttttaaagaaagaaaactaaagGGTGGAATTTAGTTTCCTCTTGTCAAATTAGTACAAATACACGGATGATTACAAATTAGTACAAAATAAATGGATggatttacaaaaaataaaatgttatatccttttacaatatttttatcaaaatttctaaaacttataaaaaatagttttaaatgaaaaagtaaatacatttaataatttgaaaatataaaaaaaatatttttaatctaataaatgaaaatattattataaaaggattaaaatttgTTCATAATACAATTTTCAGTGTTTACCGTCAAAAGGAAAACcaggaaaataatattttgatgagAAGAAATGTTACTTTATGACAAATCCATGCTCTAATTTTCTTGTGTTCCTCCTATTGTTGAAGACATtcattagtataaaataattgaaatcttCTTGcaacttcattttaatttactttattttttgtggATATTTTAATGTACTTAAATCGTCATTCTCGTACTCATTCTTTTCACATATAATGCAATGCCACAAACTCTGCTCCTTAATTATTTCCAGTCCTCTTTTTACTCTTCCTAGAAATGCCAAAAAGTTGTTCAAGAAAGAATCTTATAAGATATAATTGAATAAGCTTTTTGGTCAGTTCAGAGAATTTTGTGAACCttgcaaatgataaaaaaaattcccttgTTCGTATTTGCAATCTGCATATGCTGCAGGACTAACTGGTCTATCTGTTTTACATGTTACCTTTCACTTTTCCAGAATAATAATGGTCCTGCATATACATGTGTGTGTGATTAAGATACACAGACTTTCATTCATTCCAAACTTAATATGTGCTTCTGAAGGAGTTTCCAATTGTTGCAAATGCAAAGTCTCTTTCAGACAGCACATGGGACATGTGAGGTATTGAACGTGGGACCATGTGGAATTGAAAGGCTGACTTGAGTATGCGTGCGTGTGTGTGAATaagtgaaagagagagagagagagagagagagagagagatgtagTCTAAGAATCTTATTTTCTGTGTGTAATATCCAAAAGAATTCCAATCATTGTAATTAATATCACTTGTTGACAgattgtttggataaacttgccttataaaagaaaaaaaataagaaggtgaaatgaattaaatttgtcCAAtaggttaaaatcaacttatgggCTCCAGTTTTTAGAAAAGTTAGATGAGAgaagttcaatttttttccctcttttaaGTACTTATGTAGAAGTTTATTCAAAATGGACTTTTAAGTCTACTGTGTTTATTAGAAATGCCCCAGTTGGCAGTAACATCTGAGAAGTTTCAGCACTTGTAGACCAGGAAATTATCATCAATTGCTTTCCATGTTGGTTAATTCACCACAAAGACTAAAATAAGAAcatcaaaatttgaattcagGTAAAAGCACAAAGGTTACAAAGATATCAATGAGGCCAAGGTGACCTTCACATCCGATTGAGGAACCAACTAGTCtgaaacttaattaatttgttgggtGAAAGGCTCTAGTCTCTAGATTCTagaatgttttttattattattatttaaattgaatacATGGATTCGTGAAATATGCATTACATATCTTGGATTACATTTGAACATCTCTAGTAATTCTTCTGGCCAGCTCTAGCTGACATTCCATTTGTATGCACATGTTATGAATCATACGTTCTCTAGGAGTTGCATGCTTGCTCAACAGATTGAGTCCTCTGAGAAATGAAAGGAACAATTAGAAGTTCCATGTGAAACACCTTTCATAGGAGGTGCTGGAGAAGTATGCACTGATAAAACTCCCTTTAACACATCAGGACCTGTGGTTGAGGCCTCAACAGGTCGAATTTCCTTGAGCATTGCAACAGTGTCCTTCATTGATGGACGGTCCTCGGCTCGGTTGCTGACACATAGAAATGACACGGCTAGAGTTTGTAGCATTTCATGCACACTAGAATCAGTTCTCCCTCTCAGCTTTGGGTCAAGAAGGTCATAAGGGTCTCCTTTGCTAGCTAAGTGGTTCCTAATCCACGGAACCAAGTGTGCACCCCCAGGAAGTGTTGGGTCTAGGGGGTGTCTTCCTGTCAGGACCTCAAGTAGGACCACACCAAAACTGTACACATCACTCTTCTCAGTGATCCGTTGCATAGATGCATGTTCTGTACATAtaccaaaacaacaaaaaattagtaCTATTTCAAGGGGTTATGCAAGTactgaaaaataactaattCTAACTTAGTGTGAAAAAAGTACCTGGAGCCATGTATCCATAGGAGCCAGCAAGGTAGGGTCTTTGAACTGGCTCGGAATTAGTATAATCACCATTTTCACTTGCAATTCTTGCTAGGCCAAAGTCAGCAAGGTAAGGCTGATAGCTAGGACCTAACAAAACATTCATGGCTTTGACATCTCCATGCAATATGGAAGGCACACAATCATGGTGCAAATATGCAAGTGCATGAGCCACTCCCAACATAACATCATATCTGGTCTCCCATTCTGGTTTTCCCTTTCCTGAACCATGAATTAATGAGCTCAGGCTTCCATTAGGGAGGTACTCATAAAACAGAAGCTTCATGTTCTTGCTGGATCCCCAACCCAGAAGCTTGATGATGTTCTTGTGCCTAATTGAACCTAGTGCTTGAATTTCAGAAGTAAATGCTCCTGACTCTGCTGATGACCACATCTTTTTAACTGCTAGTATTTGGCCATTTGGAACTGTGACCTTGTAGACAACTCCAGAGCTTCCGGTGCCaatcacattggatgatgtcAAGTTCCGGACAATGTCATCAACAGAGAACTCAAACTTTTGATACAAAGTTATCAACCAATTGTTGTTTCCATTGAGTGCTTTGTTAGCAACATGAGCACGGATCAAGACATGGATCATGAGAAGTACTAGTATTGCACTGGTGCATAAGAGAGTGGATATTATAATCTTCATAACCAATCTGGCATGACCCTTGGCTTCCTTTCTGTCAGCTGGAGTTGCAACACCACCAACAATGTAGAGACCATCATTTCCTGTGAGATCGTTGAGAGGGAGTTTCCGGAAGAATGGTGTGTTAGGCAATTCTCCAGAGAAGTCATTGAAGGAAACATTCAGTGAAACAAGGTTCTGAAGGTCAAAGAGAGCATCCAAGTTCCCTGAGAGCTTGTTGTG
Proteins encoded in this window:
- the LOC114383121 gene encoding uncharacterized protein LOC114383121 isoform X2, which gives rise to MNMAGFAANIGFNISSHFPCRVFSIQRSIWKFQIVCLKRREYSSSVPIRYISSTSCRVKILETALPVKSLGYCSCPDVNVLKINGGKDVQATIAHCEISQDPNEICPDLLFDDSEQDSFDQMEEVGELTIHEGGDSCDQELIQIDKFTSDVEEAAIKLLASRALTALELRKKLLGKRFSPDSVEAVINKFQRRHCSRRELVKLMLRRQLKWSLRTMIVPKITSQLLACQNIPWIIFILRPQSSGSEVRMYSRRQGNHELFGGFSTVALTGMSLTSY
- the LOC114383121 gene encoding uncharacterized protein LOC114383121 isoform X1 yields the protein MNMAGFAANIGFNISSHFPCRVFSIQRSIWKFQIVCLKRREYSSSVPIRYISSTSCRVKILETALPVKSLGYCSCPDVNVLKINGGKDVQATIAHCEISQDPNEICPDLLFDDSEQDSFDQMEEVGELTIHEGGDSCDQELIQIDKFTSDVEEAAIKLLASRALTALELRKKLLGKRFSPDSVEAVINKFQRRGFINDRLYAETFSQSRWTSSSWGPRRIKQALFKKGVSQADAEKAVEVVFKDNDCAEDHKSVIGLSKHSMDHLYTQASKQWFRSQNVLKETRKSRIVRWLQYRGFDWNVINIILKKLDRQDQNSP